In Mytilus edulis chromosome 4, xbMytEdul2.2, whole genome shotgun sequence, the following proteins share a genomic window:
- the LOC139519762 gene encoding DNA ligase 1-like, translated as MDMSSNFKDDKPNQQDVVKLCRGIISVAQFELALERWEQLEESIKVAEAREAELAKELGRYRYGDKFDEKEMSIFSREFSPAKQSVAEFKFTLNEFECIARSIKESEEKDTNELLKEDLKKTSDETGTEDSEIVRTTSNETGTEDSEIVRITADETGTEDSEIVRITAYETGTEDSEIVRITADEIGTEDSKIVRILPADETGTEDSEIVRTTSNETSTEDSGIVRITADETGTEDSEIVRIPAYETDTEDSAIVRITADETGTEDSDIVRITADETGTEDSEIVRMTADETGTEADEMTDLRTLLDQNTCTISPDLMIPKRRGQIIAVNPFITRNLINFKYRETNQPSLLQKQNEQIEKEEILKTKKETKLEKKRVREEEMIFKKYLKVANRRMKQYKKESRKQLEKEEKENKKKVKREQKERASLEMKEMKDRKKLEKGIKKKGETKEENNVVAILEHMDIAMQKNKVVVVDFRDDRKGIEKKEEKKNTICKIVQDVFRYLICAKK; from the exons ATGGACATGTCATCAAACTTTAAGGATGACAAGCCGAATCAGCAGGATGTTGTCAAGTTGTGTAGGGGCATTATAAGTGTAGCTCAGTTCGAACTGGCACTTGAAAGGTGGGAGCAATTAGAGGAATCTATAAAGGTTGCAGAAGCCAGAGAAGCAGAACTAGCAAAGGAATTAG GAAGATACAGATATGGGGACAAGTTTGATGAAAAAGAAATGTCAATTTTTAGCAGAGAATTCTCTCCAGCGAAGCAAAGTGTTGCCGAATTCAAATTTACTCTTAATGAGTTTGAATGCATCGCAAGGAGTATAAAGGAATCGGAAGAAAAAGATACAAACGAATTACTCAAGGAAGATTTAAAGAAAACATCAGATGAAACTGGTACAGAGGACAGTGAGATTGTAAGGACAACATCGAATGAAACTGGCACAGAGGACAGTGAGATTGTAAGGATAACAGCAGATGAAACTGGTACAGAGGACAGTGAGATTGTAAGGATAACAGCATATGAAACTGGTACAGAGGACAGTGAGATTGTAAGGATAACAGCAGATGAAATTGGTACAGAGGACAGTAAGATTGTAAGGATATTACCAGCAGATGAAACTGGTACAGAGGATAGTGAGATTGTAAGGACAACATCAAATGAAACTAGCACAGAGGACAGTGGGATTGTAAGGATAACAGCAGATGAAACTGGTACAGAGGACAGTGAGATTGTAAGGATACCAGCATATGAAACTGATACAGAGGACAGTGCGATTGTAAGGATAACAGCAGATGAAACTGGTACAGAGGACAGTGATATTGTAAGGATAACCGCAGATGAAACTGGTACAGAGGACAGTGAGATTGTAAGGATGACAGCAGATGAAACTGGCACAGAGGCAGACGAGATGACCGATTTGAGAACATTATTAGACCAGAACACTTGCACTATATCACCAG ATTTGATGATACCAAAAAGGCGTGGACAAATAATTGCAGTTAATCCCTTTATAACGAGGAATTTAATCAATTTCAAATATCGG GAGACAAATCAGCCGAgtttattacaaaaacaaaatgaacagattgaaaaaGAAGAGATACTTAAAACCAAAAAAGAAACGAAATTGGAGAAGAAAAGGGTAAGGGAAGAAGAAATGATCTTTAAGAAATACCTAAAGGTAGCCAATAGGAGGATGAAACAATACAAAAAGGAAAGCAGGAAACAGCTGGAAAAGGAAGAGAAGGAAAACAAAAAGAAAGTGAAAAGGGAACAAAAGGAGCGAGCAAGTCTGGAAATGAAAGAAATGAAAGACAGAAAGAAATTAGAGAAAG GAATTAAGAAGAAAGGagaaacaaaagaagaaaataacgTGGTAGCTATACTTGAACATATGGACATTGCCATGCAGAAGAATAAAGTTGTTGTCGTAGATTTTAGAGATGATCGAAAGGGAAttgaaaagaaagaagaaaagaaaaacacaatttgCAAAATAGTACAGGATGTGTTCAGATATTTGATATGTGCAAAGAAGTGA